From Microcystis aeruginosa NIES-2549, a single genomic window includes:
- a CDS encoding SDR family oxidoreductase, with the protein MNSVIRQQRALITGASSGIGKETALAFAKAGINLVLIGRDQQKLATVAAMAADLGVSAQAYPLDLADIPEVAPSIAKIAQESGPIDILINNAGMGYTNPLADTPLSDWQRVIDLNLTSVYQCVQGILPAMRQQGGGTIINVSSIAADNFFPDWGAYSVSKAALVAFSRILAIEERANAIRVTIITPGAVNTPIWDSDSVKADFDRSAMLTPDIIAQAILQAVLLPKQAVVETMTIMPSAGAL; encoded by the coding sequence ATGAACTCTGTTATTCGTCAACAGCGAGCGCTGATCACCGGAGCCAGTAGCGGCATCGGCAAAGAAACCGCCCTCGCTTTCGCCAAGGCGGGAATTAATCTGGTTTTAATCGGTCGCGATCAACAAAAATTGGCAACCGTGGCGGCAATGGCGGCAGATTTAGGCGTATCAGCCCAAGCTTACCCCTTAGATTTGGCAGATATCCCGGAAGTAGCTCCTAGTATCGCTAAAATCGCCCAAGAATCCGGACCGATCGACATTCTGATCAATAATGCCGGCATGGGTTACACAAACCCCTTGGCCGACACACCTTTGTCAGACTGGCAGCGGGTGATCGACCTGAATTTAACCAGTGTTTACCAGTGCGTGCAAGGGATTTTACCTGCTATGCGTCAACAGGGGGGAGGCACGATTATTAACGTTTCTTCGATCGCCGCCGATAATTTTTTCCCCGATTGGGGGGCCTATAGTGTCAGCAAAGCGGCATTAGTGGCATTTTCTCGCATTTTAGCGATCGAGGAGCGGGCTAACGCCATTCGCGTCACGATTATCACCCCCGGGGCTGTCAATACTCCCATCTGGGACAGCGATAGCGTCAAAGCAGATTTCGATCGCTCGGCCATGTTAACCCCGGATATCATCGCTCAGGCCATTCTGCAAGCGGTGTTACTGCCCAAACAGGCCGTAGTGGAAACGATGACCATTATGCCCAGTGCGGGGGCATTATAA